AATAGAATTATTGAAAGGATCACTTTTTTCATGGGTCTTAATCTAAATAAAAAACTTCCGTTAACTCATTTGAAGTTGGACTTTTATCTGTGTTGGTTTCCATACAATCAGCCATGAAGGCCCACCATTTTTTGCAAATGGCTGTATCTGCAATGGCATCCCATTGTGCTTCGGAATTTATTTCGGCATATCCAAAAAGAACGCCTGTTTCAGAGTCCAAAAAAATACTATAATTAAATACACCATGATTTTTGAGAACTTCTTTTAATTCTTTCCAAATGGGATTATGTCTTTTAACGTATTCTTCTTTTTTGTCAGCGAATACATTCATTTTGAAGGCCTTTCTTATCATCTTATTCCTTGGATTGAATTAATTGATATCTATAGGTAAAACGCGCGTTTGGTGCCACATCACCTTGATCATAAAACTTCATGATATCACCATCTGCTGGCACATTGTCCAACCATTTAAATTTGAGTTCTTTAGTTGATGTTAGCTCCATTAATTTTTTCGGAATGGAAACCTCCAGTTTATTTGCTTTTATTTTCCATTTAAGTTTGTCAACGATGGTCCATTTCCAACCACCATCATTTTTCTCCAAAGTAACCTCGTTCTTATTTAAAGTAATTCTATAGGTGTAGCCTTTCCAATTGGTCTTAGCGTTGGAATTTATCAATAAAGATAAATTTTCAGGCCATTGGGAATTCGTAAAATTATTAGCCAATTCGGTATAAAAGAAAAGGTGCTCTTGAGTTTCTGCAATTTTCGATTGTACAAAATCATGTCTTCCTGAAGTATCTGTATAAGCTTCGATACGCCCCCATCCTGGGTGACTTCTGGATTCGATGTCCCCCTTATGGTCAAAATAGCTATTATTGATGGCATTCCAATCATCAAATTCTCCGTCAATAATAATATTTCGATAGGTTGTCTCAACATCCAAAGCCCTGGTGCCTTTAAACTTTCGGATGTTATCCACCATTTGATAGTAATAATTATCCTTAAATCCATCTTTCATGGGTTCAATGTCTCTGCTGAATTCTTCATTGTATTGATCGACAAAAAATACATCCCCTTTTTCAATGGTTTTTCCCATCATTTTTTTAGCTCTTCCATCACTAAATCGCATCGCGACCCATTCGTTCCAGCCTGTGATGAAAACAAATTCGGGATCTACATCCAATGCTCTTTTCCATTGCTCTGAAAAAAATAAACCTTTATCTGGTTGAATGCTATCGGTTGAAGGTTGATGCCCGTCATGAAAACTCCTTCCGATATTGGAAACCGGGTGTTGGGCCGATGCCACGGTAATTTGTTCCGGTATGTCTTTAGATTCATGCCAGCCATAATTTTGTGGATAGTGGTCAATCCATGGCCATTTGTCTTTACCATCGCCAAACCATTCCTGGCCTTCAGTCCAAGCCCATGATCTTCTAAAATTAAAAAACTCAGTTATTTCAGGTGATAGCCCTTCTTGGTTACCCATCATTAAAGGCTTCCCTTTCCAATAAAACCATAAATTTTTATAGCTGTTCTTCTTGTAGAAATCATTATAAATTTTTTCCGTCGTAGTCACATGTTTGGTATTGGTTAAGAATGCTATTTGTGGCACTTCCCAACCATACTCTTGAAGTTTTGAAAACACTTTACAAATAGTTGTTACTTGCGGAATATACGCCAAACCATTGGTCACATCAAATACAATGACATCTATACCAGCATCCGAAAGCAATTGTGAATGTTTCGCAATGACCCATTCGTCATTGGAAAGATAATAACCAAAATAAGGTTCTGCCCAATGATGAAATGCCAAATCAGGACCATATCCTGGGTTCTTAGGATTTTCTTTTAATATTTTGTTTATGTCATAAGGACTTTCAGTATCAGAAACTTTTTTAGGATAAATACCTTCGTCAGGCATTGTTGAAGAGTGCTGGTCATAGCCGTGGGCACCTAACCAAATAAAATAGAAAATCCCAACGAATTTGTTTTCTTTTAAATCACCAGTTTCTTCGTTAAGCGCTAGTAACCTATTTAAATCATCCGTCGCTGACCAAGTATCTGCATATTGGTTTGATACCAATTGCTTAGTTTCTTGGGAAAAATTAGTGAAACTCACTAAAAAAGCAACCAAGCTAAAAAGTTTGCTTTTTATTTTTGGACAGTTTTTTAAGTGAGGCGTTGTCATGTTACTTGATAATTTTTAGTCCTTCAGGTGCTTCAACAATTGTTTTAATAGTACCGTTGTCGTCTTTGACATGGTTCACGGTCAACACGCCAAATTTTGTTGGAAAGGTACCTTGAGCAAATTTTAAATCGCCCAAATGAGGCTCAACCTTTATACTATTCCCACCATCCATCACATGAATACCCAAAACATATTGGGTAAGCCAAGGCGTCGGACCACTTGCCCAACCATGACAAAGGCTATGTCTATAACCAACATAGCAATATTCCCCAAAATCTCCGTGAATATCGAATTTATTAGGAGGAGCAAGCGTGTCGATTCTACCACTATTAGTGACATCTAATACATCAAAATCTTCCCAAAAAGTAGTAGCGCCCAAATCCAGCATTCCACCCCAATAATCACGGATCACTTTTAAAGCACCATCATAATCTTCTGCTTTTGCCATGGCTTCCAGAATGTAATAGCCGTAAAAGGTGGACATACGTTGCACACCGTCTTGTTTTAGTACGTCTTTGTTTGTTTTTTTAGCATCCACAAGGTTGGCAAGCGCCATTAACGCTGCGGCCTGTTTGGTGGTATTGCCTTCAGGTTGGTGTTTTCTTAAATTTTTTGCTGTTTTTTGATATTTTTCCTCAAGTTTTTTATTGTCTAAAGTTGCCATCATTTGACTACCGGCTTCAAAAGTCATGACCATCATCGCTTGAAGTCCAGCATGTACTGCTTTTGGTTTTTCGCTAGTTGGCCAGTCGAGAAAACGACCACCATTTAGAACCTCTTTGTTATCCTTGTCAATAAACGTACTCAACTGATCCAAGAGCGCAATCATATAGGTTTCCTGTTCTTTTAAATAGTCCAAATCGCCATGATAGTCATACCAATTTTTATGGATGAGAATCCACCACATAGAGTAGGAGCTGATACCATTCATCCATTGTGGTAATGGATGTTGGTCTCTTGCTAAATCCAAACTCTTAGGGACGATGCTGTTTTCGCCAAAAACAGTATTGATAGTCATTACTTCAGGATGTAAATCGCCAACCCAAACCAGACGGTCTCTTTTGATGCCATCCCACAGATAGTTTTGCATATTTAAATGCACGGTATAGGCACCTGTTAGCCAAATCTTGTTCAAACGTTCGTCACTACTTTCGAACGATCCCAAATAAGGAATGTCTCTGTAAATAAAAGCCGCGTCAATGGATTTAATTGGTGCATTTTCATTGGCTTCCACCACATCAACTCTCAAGAAACGAAATCCAGTTTCACCTACCTCAATAGTTCCTAACCAAGGTACTTCAATGATAAAATCCCTTAATGAATGCTCATTCGTGGCATTTTGTTCACCACCAATATCTGACATAGCTTCGCCAACTGATTCTCCAAAACGCAAGCGCAATTTTAAAGGCGTTTTACTGGGTCTGATACCCATGGAGATTTTAATACCACCGTGGATTTCCTTTCCGTAATCCAGTAAAATAGCTGGCTTGTGGGTCTCGGTACTTATAAATCTAAATAAGTCCTGATCATTGACCGCCACTTGTCCATTACCCATGGTTGTGAGTTGGGATGGATTTTGAATGAATTGCTCAGTATTATCTGATTGCCAAATAATTTTTTGAGGCGTGATATAGGTTTTCACCATATCAGAAGTGCTTATTTTGTCTTTATAGTCCTCACCAAAAACAGGTGGTAACTGCGCAAAACTGAGTTGTACTGCCAAAAGGAGAAATAATGTATAATAGAATTTAGTCATCATTAGTGTCGTTTAAAAACATTTAGAATTTGATAAGCTATAAATTTAAACCAACTTGAAATAGAGCTTATCCTGTACTATAAGGTTCATTTAGTTTTTTTACATTTATTTAACAACTTGAACCGTTACAGGACCTAATAGTCCAGAGGACACTAGTGCTTCTTCAGGTGTTATTCCATCTACATTTACCCAGGTGGTGCGCTGCTCTTTAGGTATGGTTTTGTCGCCCGTTAAACGGTTTCGCCATACATTGACCACTTCCACTTCAATAGTGTTTTCACCTTCTACAATGGCGTCATTAGCATTCAGTTTAAAAGGTGCTATCCAAGTCGTTCCAATCGTGTTCTTATTGATTTTTACCGTTGCCATAACACCTACTTCTCCTAAATCAATGAACACATCTTTGGTTCCCTCTTCTTTTTTGTAATTAAAGGTGGAAGTGTAAACAGCAGTTCCTGAATAATATTTGATTTTATCATTATCGCTGGTAGTCCAATCAGTAAGTTTTGTAAATTTTACAGGTCCCTCCGGGCCAATTTCCTTGTTTTTAAAATCGACTGTCCATGAATTTTCAAGTGTGTTTGCCACTTTTGGCTCAGGGAAATTCACTTTATAATTTTTACTTGTAGAATTATCTTTTGCATTAGAAAATACCACAAACCAACTTTGCAGCCCTTTCATTTTAACAGGGACAGTAATTTGTCCATCATTTTCTGTAAATTCAGGCAATTCTCGAATCTCTCCAGAAACGGCATCCCACAATTGTGGTTTGGTTCCTTGGACTCTAAACGAGGGTGAAAAACTTATACTGTCTTCACTTTGGTTGGTCAAAAAATAAATGTCCATGTCCTCTAAAGAACGATGTGTCCAAAGCACAGGAACATCGCTGTTCAAATCAACGTCTTTTTTGATGCCCAATTGTTGCATGGCATCCTGTAATTCTAAACCATCTACGATAAAACCATCGCCATATTTTTTTAATTTTTCACTGGAGCTGCCCCACATTTTGTCCGCCAATACCTTTACTTTTTTATCACTTTCAGGGTAGTTTTGAAGACTTGGCGATTTTAAAGGTGGCTGACCAAAAATTTTACCACCTTGCTTAACTAAACTTTCAATTCTAGACAGTAATTCTGGTCGCATGGTTTCAAATGGAGGCAATACCATAAGGCTGTAGGACATCCCATCTGGTAGAACAAATTTTCCGTCTTTAACTGATAAACGCTCTAAAATAACTTCGGCATTGATGTAATCATAAGAATAACCTTTTGGCAATTCTGGATTGCGAACACCAGTCATGATAGGAGTATTTTCGCCAATAAAATAGCAAACATCAGCTGCATAAGTGCCTTGTTGCAAAAGGTGCTGACTTCTTCTCAAATAATCGAAGTAGGCTTTTGATTTTTTGAACCATGTATTGTGACGATTAAATTCTGTGCTAAACCATGCATTGACTCCGGGAACTCGATCGTCATCAGGTTGATGGATGTAAAGGTGCAAAACAAAGTGATTGATACCTTCCGTGTAGGACCAATCGCCTCGCTTTTTAAGCATTGCAGGATGGCGTACATAACTTTTGTTTGCAGCTGTAAATGCTTCCGCAGAAACCATTGGTTTTCCATAAATGTGGGCTGCTGAAGATGCTGATTTACACTCGATATCGCCCAAAGTGCCTTCATTCCAAAACTCACCGCTCACCAAATCTGATTGTCCGCCGTACATTAAAAATTCAGATGGGAATCCCCAATGTCCATAGTTTTCAAGCCATAGTTTTAAATTGTCCTCATTGCTGGCTTCTCTAAGTCCTCCAGTATATTCGTAAGCTACCGCATCAGCGACCGACCTGCGTAAATCCCATAAAAAGCGATTGGATTCTTCGATACTACCCACAATTCTACCAGAAAATACAGGCAAATATTTCTTTGGGTTATAGCCAAATTTCTTTTCAAAAGTTTCCTCATAACCATCGGTCCAGTTTTGGGAACCCATTTCATAACTATCGGCAATCACATATTTAAAAGCACTTTTGCTTTCTTCGGGAATACGTTTCAATAATTCTCCAATGTATTGTTCGTAATGAAATTGTATCAATTCTTTATTTGCTTTGTCCACTTCGTAGCCTTTACCTTGAGGTGCTGAGGGTGAGTTTTTAGTGCCCGTTGGAGTCATCCCGTAACGTTGGATGGTCCAGTTGCCTTTTGGGGCACCCCAAGTAAGCTTGCCTGTGACATCCATTTTATCGCTGATGTCAATGATATTTGATGGTGTTACTTTTAATGCGTCATCAGCAACATCTGGTTGTGATTCCCATAGGTAGCTGTCCCAAGCAGGAAAAGGGGTAGGGTGCATTTTACCTAAGCTTTTTTCGGCGTAATCCTGCAATCCTGCAGCTTCAGAAATAACGATTTCTGAAATACCGAAACCTTCCGTTTTTGCATTGGGTACATTCATCGCTTTAACTATTCTTGGTGGAATTTTAAAAACCAACCTAAATTCAATTGTATTTGTTTCTGGTAAAGCTTCCATTATAGGGGCATAGATATCGGGGCCAACATTTGGGTTTAAGTTGCTCCTGTTTATTTTAAATGTTTTTATGCTTTTGTAGTTACCATCAATTTTGGCCATTACTTCGCATTCCATCTCAATGGTTTCTTTTCCTGGAATAATTTTAAGACTTCTTGCAGTTATTGGATGTTGTAAAGTTAGGTCAACTTGATAGGACTCTTTTGCTTTTGAAAAAGATGCACTCGTATTCACGTCCATATCAATGAGACTGTTATGGTTTTTTATAGCAGGAGAGACTTTTATGGAAGCATTTTTTGTGGAAATTGCACTATTTTCAGAATCAATCGAAGGAAATGCTAACACATACACATCTTGAAATTCTTCAGATGGTTTTGCCAATTGCAGATTAACTATTTTCCCACCTTCTGCGGAAGCTTCCGAATATACCAAATGACGCATGGCCATCTCTGGTTTTACCCAAGGGCCGCCAGATTGACTCCAACCCGGGCAGTTGAAGGCACCAATATCCACACCAATACGTTTGCCTTCATTGACGGCATGTACCATATGATCCCACCATTCTTCAGAAAGCATTGGAACTTTTCCATCAACTTCATCGGGATTTATGTTTCCTATCAAGGCACCACCAATTCCGGCAGCTTTCATGGCTTCCAAATCTTTGGTAATTCCTTCTTTTGAAATATCATCACCAATCCAATACCAGTAGCACCACAATGTATTGTCATCTGTTGGAGTTACAAAGCCAGATTTAATAGTCTCATAATTAGAGGTATTCCTTGGTGTTTCGCTTTTATTTGAACAATTATATAAGAATGCAGAGATTATTAATGCCGATATAATTTTGAAATTAGATGTTTTATATTTCATCATGTGGATTTCTGATTTGTGATTATTTTTTTACTTCGAGTTTTAAAACTTGATAACGTCTACGTTGCGTTTCCAAAAGCTGCTTATAATTAGGGTCACTTACTAAATTTTTGGTTTCATTCGAATCCTTGATAAGATCGAATAGTTCTTCGTATCCATGTTCAATATAGATCATGTATTTGGTGGTTGGACTTACTACTCCTTCAACCTTTGGGAGTTTTGGACTACCTTCAAAGGTGTGTTCATAGAAAAAGTCTTGTCTACTATTATTTTTTTTGGAAAGATCAATGCCTTGCATTCCGGCAGGCTTATCTACTCCTGCATAACCTAAAATGGTCGGGGCTATATCAATATTAAGTCCAATGTTTTCGACTTTGCTTTTGGAAGGTTTATGGCGTGGGTCATAAACAATCAATGGGACCCTGATAGATTCTTCATGTCCAAACCATTTGCCTGCCAATCCGTGTTCACCTAAATAAAATCCATTATCACCCATAAAAATGATTATGGTATTTTTATCCAAGCCTTTTTCTTTAAGTTCTTCTCTTAATTTTGCAACGGCATCGTCAACGCCTGTAATCAATCGGTAATAATTTTTAACACTTTCTTGATATTTTTCTTGGGTTTCAAAACGGAGTTTCCAACGCTGACGAGCGATATTTTCATCAGAATGAAAAAAATCAGGAAGGGCATCCCAATATATTGGATTTGCAGTTTCTGGCAAAGGAATGATATCGTTTTTATAGTGATCCGCATATTTTGGATTTGGAATGAATTGTCGTGGATCACCATCTTGACTGTGCGGCGATTTGAAGCTCACCGAGAGACAGAATGGTTTTTCATTAGCGCCATTTAAGAATTCATCAATATGTTGACTTAAAAGTTCCGTATAGTGAATGTAATTACCATCCTTATCCTTATTTTCGTAATTCGGCTGATGTAGCGGTGTGACCGCCCAAAAATTGAAAGCCTCTTTAGGTTGGTCTTTTGGATTGCCAACGCCATATTTACCTACAAAGCCCGTTCTATATCCATTCTTTTTTAGAAGTGCAGGGTAAGTGCTATCGAAATCTTCTTTAGTGAAGCTTGTAAAGAAGTCATTGATGCCATGTTTGGATTCGTATTGACCACTTAAAATACTGGCTCTACTCACCATGCATATGGAGGTTGTGACATACGAATTCATGTAAAGTTGCCCTTCTTCAGCAAGCTCATCGATATTTGGTGTTTTTAAAATCGTATTACCTGTGGCGCCTAAAGCATCCCAGCGCTGATCATCTGTCAACAGAAAAATGATGTTAGGCTTGCTACTTTGTTTTAATTCCGGATCCTTCTTTTTGCATCCAAATAGCAAAAAAATCGATAGTACGACATAATTAAATTTTAGCATAAGATGACTTGGATTTTAGACATATATTTAATTATCAATAAGCTAAAAAAATGAAAATGAATTTATTTTTCATCCTGTACAAACCTGCTTCTATGTTTTTTGGATTTTGTTAAGGTTTTTTTTGATAGTTGCTTTTGAGTTCATCGGGCATTGCAGAAGGAACATATAGGTTTCCTGTTCCTCTATCGCCTTGAGGTTTATAATGTGGATTATTCTTTGTGCTCTCTGGTATATGGGTTGTTTCTCCGCTTTCATTTTTCCACCAATTTAACCAATCTACTTCAAGTTCAATAACTTTCTTTGGAAATGACTTAGAAAGATCATTTGTTTCCAAAGGGTCATTTACAGCATCATATAATTCCCAACCAGAGCCATCTATTTCCACAAGACTCCATTTTTTTGTTCTAATCGCACGATTG
The sequence above is drawn from the Cellulophaga sp. Hel_I_12 genome and encodes:
- the rhaM gene encoding L-rhamnose mutarotase — its product is MIRKAFKMNVFADKKEEYVKRHNPIWKELKEVLKNHGVFNYSIFLDSETGVLFGYAEINSEAQWDAIADTAICKKWWAFMADCMETNTDKSPTSNELTEVFYLD
- a CDS encoding glycosyl hydrolase, which produces MMKYKTSNFKIISALIISAFLYNCSNKSETPRNTSNYETIKSGFVTPTDDNTLWCYWYWIGDDISKEGITKDLEAMKAAGIGGALIGNINPDEVDGKVPMLSEEWWDHMVHAVNEGKRIGVDIGAFNCPGWSQSGGPWVKPEMAMRHLVYSEASAEGGKIVNLQLAKPSEEFQDVYVLAFPSIDSENSAISTKNASIKVSPAIKNHNSLIDMDVNTSASFSKAKESYQVDLTLQHPITARSLKIIPGKETIEMECEVMAKIDGNYKSIKTFKINRSNLNPNVGPDIYAPIMEALPETNTIEFRLVFKIPPRIVKAMNVPNAKTEGFGISEIVISEAAGLQDYAEKSLGKMHPTPFPAWDSYLWESQPDVADDALKVTPSNIIDISDKMDVTGKLTWGAPKGNWTIQRYGMTPTGTKNSPSAPQGKGYEVDKANKELIQFHYEQYIGELLKRIPEESKSAFKYVIADSYEMGSQNWTDGYEETFEKKFGYNPKKYLPVFSGRIVGSIEESNRFLWDLRRSVADAVAYEYTGGLREASNEDNLKLWLENYGHWGFPSEFLMYGGQSDLVSGEFWNEGTLGDIECKSASSAAHIYGKPMVSAEAFTAANKSYVRHPAMLKKRGDWSYTEGINHFVLHLYIHQPDDDRVPGVNAWFSTEFNRHNTWFKKSKAYFDYLRRSQHLLQQGTYAADVCYFIGENTPIMTGVRNPELPKGYSYDYINAEVILERLSVKDGKFVLPDGMSYSLMVLPPFETMRPELLSRIESLVKQGGKIFGQPPLKSPSLQNYPESDKKVKVLADKMWGSSSEKLKKYGDGFIVDGLELQDAMQQLGIKKDVDLNSDVPVLWTHRSLEDMDIYFLTNQSEDSISFSPSFRVQGTKPQLWDAVSGEIRELPEFTENDGQITVPVKMKGLQSWFVVFSNAKDNSTSKNYKVNFPEPKVANTLENSWTVDFKNKEIGPEGPVKFTKLTDWTTSDNDKIKYYSGTAVYTSTFNYKKEEGTKDVFIDLGEVGVMATVKINKNTIGTTWIAPFKLNANDAIVEGENTIEVEVVNVWRNRLTGDKTIPKEQRTTWVNVDGITPEEALVSSGLLGPVTVQVVK
- a CDS encoding sulfatase, translating into MLKFNYVVLSIFLLFGCKKKDPELKQSSKPNIIFLLTDDQRWDALGATGNTILKTPNIDELAEEGQLYMNSYVTTSICMVSRASILSGQYESKHGINDFFTSFTKEDFDSTYPALLKKNGYRTGFVGKYGVGNPKDQPKEAFNFWAVTPLHQPNYENKDKDGNYIHYTELLSQHIDEFLNGANEKPFCLSVSFKSPHSQDGDPRQFIPNPKYADHYKNDIIPLPETANPIYWDALPDFFHSDENIARQRWKLRFETQEKYQESVKNYYRLITGVDDAVAKLREELKEKGLDKNTIIIFMGDNGFYLGEHGLAGKWFGHEESIRVPLIVYDPRHKPSKSKVENIGLNIDIAPTILGYAGVDKPAGMQGIDLSKKNNSRQDFFYEHTFEGSPKLPKVEGVVSPTTKYMIYIEHGYEELFDLIKDSNETKNLVSDPNYKQLLETQRRRYQVLKLEVKK